Genomic window (Leptolyngbyaceae cyanobacterium):
CTCAGTTGCTCGATCTAGGATAGTGGGATCGGGAAAACTCCTAAGTCCGTCTTCTTGAACTGTTAGAACATCTATACTCCTCTGTTGCAATCCAGTTGTTATTGCTCGATGCACGTTTTCATCCATGTACAAGGCTAAACTCATTTGATCAATCCTTGCGCCCGAAGTCTTTTAGATATTGGAGATTCACCTGCTTCTTTGCGTAAACGTTCTGCATACTCGAAGCGTCGTTCCATATCTGCATCAATTTCGGCTTTATGTTCCCAGTAATAAGCTAAGGCAGAATGTATTTGACTCATAGTTAAATGAGGATATTGAAAGTGCAGTTCTTCAGGACTCCAACCATAAGCATAAACAGAGGTGATTAATTCGACTACCTTCATTGTGCTACTGACAATAATAGGTACATTGTTGGCATCAAGATGTACGTATTTATGATCGGTGGGCGTGAATTGAGCGGTTGTGTTTGTTAATTGAGTCATAATGGTTATTTAATAGGTTGTGTTATTTTTTATTTTAGGCGATCGTACTAAATACCTTGAATCACGCTGCTAAATAACCGCTCAACAGGACAACTAAAGCCAGGTAAAAGTGGACTGGTTAAATTATCTTCTCTATATAAAGTAACAGCTAGTTTTAAAACTCCATTTTCTCGGCGATAAATTTCTATTTTGATTTGTATGCGGTCAAAAATCCAATATTCTCGAACTCCTTGAGAGGAATAGAGTTTTAATTTTAATTCCCGATCTCTTCTTTCCTGTGTTTCTCCGGGAGATAATACTTCTATGATTAATTCTGGCACACCCGTTAAATGTCCTGCCTCATCTAATATTTCTGCTAAACGTTCGTTGCTCGCCCAAACTACATCGGGAATTACATTATCCGCATCTGTGAAAATAATTCCCGGAGTTGTTGCCGCATCTCCTAAACCTGATTGTCTAGACCAAATTTTTAACTCGGTGCAAACGTTGTCAGCAACATTTTGATGTTTCCAGTCAGGCGCTTTAGTCACAAATAATTCTCCATCAATAATTTCATAACGTTTGCCGTTGTCTGGGAATAATTCCAAGTCTGCGGTTGTCCATCGTACTTTGTTTGTTAGTGTGGGAGACATAATATTAAGTCCAGATTTAGTTATTAGACATTTTTAGCACAGTGTTTATTTAATGATAACAGCGAACCAGAAACTGGGTTTAGGTTTGGCTGGCTATTTTATTTATTTACTCTTTGACAATTTGCAAAATATTAGGTCATAATCGATAAGTTTGTTGCTGTATATATATTTTAGTAGTTTTGAGGATTAGTGCGATCGCATTTTGATTAAAGGATTGGGGAGATGGTGCGATCAAACAAAAGCCACACTTCACCTTATGCACATTTGAATTGAATCAAAAAACTAATTAGCAGTGCCGTTTCTGAAGTCGAGGTCTTGTATTGGCAGATCTGAAGCTTGTGAAGTTGGTATTCTCAGATTAATAACAATGACTAATTGATTTTGTTCAATATTTATATTAGTTATATTAACAACACTGTTTTCTGGCAACAAGCTACTGACAGGCATTTTAGCAGAAGAACGACTTTTATAACCCGCATCTTCAAGCCATTCTGCAATATTTCTCCAGTTTTCTATCTTTTCATTACATTTGTCCAGCAAATTTTTAACGTATCTATAAATACTGGCACTCAGATCAGTTTCTACTCCCTTGACAGTCTTGCCTAACTTTTCGGCTATTTCAGAGGGGCTATAACCACAAAGCAACCCCCGTAAATGTAACTTCTCGATGGGGGTGAGACGCTTTCCTTTTATGGATGCTAGATCGCTATAAAGTGTTTCCAAGTCCCAGTGATTTGCTGCTTCAGCAAATTGTTCGTCAGTAAATGCCATAGCTGGGGAGTATAAAAAAATTCCTGATGTAATCCTAGCGTAATTCCTGGTTTTTATCAGTAGTTAGCTAATAAGAGCAAGCTTAACATCAGTAAAAAGCATACATTAGGGCGAGTCAAGAAAGAGAGAGGCATAACTTAAAGCTCCCGATGTTTTCCTGGCTCCAAACAACACAAAATAAGGAGGATCAGCAATGGAACCTATATCAATATCAACAGCACTTATAGTCAAATGGGCTGTGGGCTTAGTTGTTGCGGCTGTAGCGGTAAAATTGACCGTTGCTCTAATTAAGGTTTGGCGCGGTCTTAACCAATGCGTTGAAGAAATTACGGAGGAAAAACTCGCAAAAAAAATAAAAAAAGGCAAACTTGATTCCAAAATTGACAAGATTACCGCAATAATTGAACCTCTAGCAGACGAGGTAATAAAGTCTGGATCGCAACTTGTTAAAGTCGTAGTTTGGGCTGAAGATATAAACGGAAATGAAGCTAAATTAGGCAAAGAAACAATATCATATAGTAGCGCCGAATACGAAACTAAAAAATATCTCGATCAAGGTCAAGGTTTTGAAGTTACATGGACAAATTAAATACCAATAACTCACTTATCCTTACGAAAGGAGTTGTGTCACACTATTCTGGTCAAAGTTAGGTTTAATGAATCAAACTAAATTTTGGAGACATTAGTGGCTGAAAAGTACATCGATAAATACTGGCAAAGAAAAATTCCAGGTCGCTTTGGCAGTAAAGAAAAAGTCCTGTTTTTGACAGCACAAGGACTACCAGCTACTTTCAATGAAGGAGTTGCACGTCCAGAGCAACAAATTGTAACACACATTTTTGACAAACTGGTAGATCCTGTTTTCGAGATTGTTGAAAAGTACAAGGAAAGAGCAGGCGCACCTACACCCAAAGTTATTCTTCAGTTTGCAATTCCTTCAAATGTCGAAGCTGAGAAAACTACAGGACGCGAGCAAGTTCAACAGCAAGCTTTTTCAGAAGAACAGCCTGATATTGAATATCCAATTGAGGAAGCCCGTTGGTCATTAGACAAAGTGATTTTGCCTAATCAAACAAGAATTAATTTAGAAGAGACTTTAAATCTCATTAGAAAGCATGACCTGATCTACAAAAAATGGGGTCTAGCTTCTGTTTTAGGTAATACGTCACCAGCAATATCAATCAACTTGTTTGGCCCACCAGGTACAGGCAAAACTCGATGCGCTGAGGGAATTGCTCACGCTTTAGGGAAAAAGCTTTTACGGATAAACTTTGCACAATTGGAGAGCAAATTTGTCGGTCAGACTAGCCAGAATATTATAGCTGTATTGAAATTAAAGCATCTCTTGAATTAGCCCTTCTGATTTGATTCAGGCGCCCATACATTTGTTCTTCAAACGTAATAATTGTTACAGTGATTTCTTGAGGGCTAACTGCACTAACACGCTTAATTATTAATGGATGTCCCTGTTGAAAAAGCGAAACGCAATCCGTATCAAGTATCCATAGACTCACTTTTCTATATCCTCTGCATCCAATTGCTCGTAATAAGCTTCCATTTCTGCATCCCGTTCTTGGCGATAGGCTTCAATATCTGCTAATACTTCATCAAAGTCGGGATCGTCTTTGAATATACCAGCGAACTTCATCCAAGGATGTTCTAGTGGCGGTACTTCAATTTCTAAAGAAACTATTTCCGCTTTTTCTAAACGTGCTATTAAAAATTGACGTACATTTGTTAGTGCTTCTTCGCGGGTAGTACCTGTAGCTTTACAATCAGGTAAACCCCACACTGTTGCACAATAAAAACCTGCTTTCTCTTCAATTAATACCGAATAATTACACTTATTCAAAGTCTCGTTTTTATCAAGCAAAGATTGGGCATCCATATAATTTAATGTGGCTAACTATTCATACTATTATAACTTCTAACTGCCAAATTAATCAAACTTCATCAACTATACCTATCCCCCTAAAAACTTATTTCCTTATTCTCTAATTATCTGCATAATAATCAAACAAAAGACTTCTTGAAATACAAGAAGCCTTTTGGTTATAAAATCATCCAAACATTTTCTAGCTTTAACTTAACTTCTGCCGCCAAAAGCTTTTTGAAAAGCCGGACGTTCAGACAATCGCTTCATGTAATCCAAAATAGCCGGATAATCGCTCAAATCCAACTTCAGCATCATGGGAATGTAAGCTAAAACCGAGCCAACTGCTACATCTGCTACGCTGAATTCTTCTCCTAGCAAATAAGGTTGCTGCTCGAAAATTTGATTTAATGGCGGGAACAAACGAGGCATTTCGCGATCGCGATTTGCTTCTTGAAACACTCCATTTACTAATGTTGAATTAGCAAACAACACCCACTGAGCTAGGATAGCCTTTTGCTCTGGTTGTGTTCCTACATTTCCATATTTTTCAGCCAAATAAAGCAGAATTGCGCCGGATTCCCAAAGTTTTAAATCCCCATCCACTATACTAGGGACTTTTCCCATCGGATTAATACCTAAATATTCGGGTTGTCGGTGTTCCCCATTTTGCATATCCAACATGACAAATTCAAAGGGAATACCCAATTCTTCTAAGTACCACTGTACGATCGTAGCCCGACTGCGGGCGCTGCCATATAGTTTCAACATTTGGTTTCCCACTGTTTCAATTTGTAAAGCAAGGTTGGTCATCGGTGAAACAGGAAAAAAAGAAGTCTAAAAGAGAAAGTCCGAACTAAAGAATTTTCTTTTCCTCACAGTTTCTTCCGATTTCCCCATACTCAGATCTTGCACGATTCTCAACAGGACCTGAGCGTACCTCTTAAATTGGAAAATATATCAGAGAACCTTATGGGTATATTCGTGCTGCTTCACATTGTCCTCCGTTCTGACGATGCGTTGCGAATTAAGTACTCGTTTTCGTTCTGTAGAAAAATTGAAGTCTCGGCGCGTTGTTCCCAAGGGAATAAAAGATTGAGCTTCCCGACGGCGCTTGTAAGTGCGGACGGCTGCGATCGCTCTTTCTGGAAAATCATCGCAGAATTGAGTTTCTGGTGGAAAATCAGCTGGTTTTTGGGGAGTATCCCCTGATAGCACGGTTCCCAAAGTGGTAGCATAAGCCATTTGGTAGGAAGTGGGAATACCTTTGACGAGAGCTTCTAAAGCTGCTGAGGGGATCGGTTCAACGATGAGGACTTGATGTACTTGTCCTTCTTCTTTGACAAAGCAGGCGGCTAAACCTAGTACTAAATAGTCATCTGGGGATACATCATTAGCATTGGGAGACAGGAGGGCGGTTGTCATGAGAATTTCTTATTTAACCCGAACGAAGGATGGATAAATCTCTATATGGTTGGATTTTACCGCTCAATTGGGTATCTAGGACTTTCCGGATAAATAGAGTTAAGTAGCGATAGAAATTGCCGTGGGGGGAGATGGCGTCAGGACTCTTTCAGGAATGTTCTTAAATAAACCTGTAGTTTTTACTTAGTAGACGAATTCACAACTGACCACCGATGTTGTCTTTCCTTTAACACATAGGCTGCCATTGCGATTTATCTTACTAAAGACACATGAGCAAGTGACACAACAGACAGATCGTATTTTGGCGGGAAATTCATAAAGTGATGGTGAGGAGCCAAACGTACCATTAAGGATGGTAAGGTCGCATGAAAGCTAGCTCTTTTTTAAATAATCACGATTTTTCTAATCATCGGTGTCACTCTACTGTTGTCCCAGAATCAGAAGAGCCTGATTCAAATCAGCAGCATTTTCAAAGGCGTCCGGGGCGGAAGCTGCAAGTGGTTTCTAGTTTAGAGTCTACCCAGATCGAGGGAGATTCTACCAGCTTACGCCTACTGGCTCGTGAGAAAGTGCAACAAAGTAATTACGCTCAAGCGATCGAGATTTTCAACTGTCTGATCGATCGCCACCCCAGCGATGCCAACGATTATAACAATCGAGGGCTGATTTATTTTCAGAGCGGTCAATTGACTAAGGCGATCGCGGATTATAACAAAGCCATCCAACTGAATCCCTATTTGGCTGGTGCTTACAATAACCGGGCTAATTACTACGCCGCGCGAGGACGATTAGAAGAAGCTTTAGCTGACTATGATAAGGCGATCGATCTCAATCCGCTGCACGTTAGAGCTTGGATTAACCAAGGAATAACTTATCGAGATTTGCAGTTATACGATCGAGCAATTGACAATTTCGATTTTGCTTTACGCTTGGGTCAGCTAAAAGGCTATATTTTAGCCCAACGGGGTCGTACCTATCATTTGATGGGGGACTGGAATTATGCAGTGGCTGACTACCGACGCGCCCTAGATGAGTTATCAGATGGGCGTCGGCGTCAGCAAGTAGAAAACTGGTTAAACGATTTACTCAGTCCTATCCTAGATTAATTAACTTATGCTTTAAGGTAATGAAGCTGACCGATCTGCTCGATCGGGTTCGTTCGTATTCTTATCTAATAAAACCACTTGACGCCTGCTCGGATCGACTCGATGGCTCTGTTCTTGCATCACCTCTTTCGCTTGCTGGGGATCGAAGGAGCGGCTGAAGTCTTTTTGCAAGCGATCGACTCGTTGTTCTGTTTGGGTTACTTCGGTTTGGATTTCCTGCAATTTTACCTGCACTGATTTATGATAAGGCAATAACTGCACTAAAGCACCAATCGCTGCTGTTGATAAAAGAATATTCACTACCAACTTGGCAGTTGTTTCTATAGTAATGATGGTAGCTGACTGATTTCGCTTAACTCGATGATGAGTGCGAGCAACTCGACGAGAGGGAACGGGTTTCAGTGCAGGTTCTAAGGGCGGTCTTAAGGGTTGAATGGCGTTCATGGTTCTGAAAAGCTTTTCGTCCTAAAGTACAACCGAAGCTAAGTCGTTGACGGGAATTAGCGCTTCACGCAAAAGCTTTACCTGAAATGGTACAACTCCCTCATGAGCAATATAAAGTATCCCGCTCAGCTGGACGACCGTCAGCCGGCAGCAGCGTCCATACTAGCAGTTGAACGCTCTTACTACCAGATTATCTACACCCATCCGTATCGATCGCCTGGAAATTTTGTACTTGATTAAGGAAATAGCTAATTTTTGCAAAAAAGGGGTGGCTGGTGAGCGCACCCCCGTCAGTAGGTTAAAGGAAGCGATCGGCCTTAAACAGCCAATCAGTTTGTTTATTTATAAAGTTCGGTAGCCAGACGGAAAGCCAGAATACCGGGAATTAGCGCTACGACAAGAGCTACGAAAACTTGGGTATCGGATAAAGACATGGTTTGTTTACCTCCTGATGTACGGATACATGGATAGTTCGTTCACCAATTTCGGCTAAAAAGCCTCTGGAAGGAATACTTTGTAACAAGTTGCAACAAAACTAAAACACACCCCCAGACCTGGAGAATTTGTTCGGAGGTAGCAAATTGGCCGATCTCGGCTTACCGATCGCCCGCGTTGACCCTAGTCATACTTTACTTTTATTTATGGTTCTCTTTAAGGTACAATAGAAGTTCATGTTTAAAATTAATAAACATAAGCTAGGCTTACTAAATAAAAATCTTTGCCTGGTTGCTTTTGTTAAATAACTCTCAGATTCAAAAAATCCTTAATGCTCGACCAAATAGTTAACTCTCCGTATAATCAGGGAATAGAAGCGCTGCTGCTGCTGGGAATTTTAGTAGCTTTAGAAGCAGTTTTATCAGCCGATAACGCGATTGCCCTTGCTGCGATTTCCCAAGGTCTTGAAGATAGCAATCTACAGCGCAAAGCACTTAACTTGGGATTATTAGTGGCTTACGTGCTGCGGATGAGTCTAATTTTAACGGCAACTTGGGTAACTAAATTCTGGCAATTTGAGGTTTTAGGTGCTGCTTATTTACTTTGGTTGACGTTTCAATATTTTGCCTCTAATGAGGATGATGCACATCACCACCACGGGCCTCGCTTTGCTTCTTTATGGCACGCTATTCCAATGATTGCATTTACGGATTTGGCATTTTCTTTAGATAGCGTAACCACTGCGATCGCGGTTTCTAAAGAAACTTGGCTAGTTTTGACTGGGGCAACCATCGGAATTATTACGCTTCGTTTCATGGCCGGATTATTCATCCGTTGGCTCGACGAATTCGTTCACTTGGGAGATGCGGGCTACATCACGGTTGGGCTAGTAGGAGTGCGTTTGCTCTTAAGAGCAATTAACCCAGATTTAGTGCCGCCAGAGTGGTTAATGATTTCTACAATTGCCTTGATATTCTTGTGGGGATTTTCCAAACGTAGTAATCGCGAACTAGAAACTGAAATAGAGCCGAGCAAGTCCGAGCGCAAATAAGGGAGTAGGCGATCGCATTGGGCATATTTTTGCTAAAGTGCGATCGCGCTTGATGGTAAGAAATTTTTGGCTCTAATTTTAAATGAGATAATTTTCTGACTTCATTTTTTTATTGATAATTCAGTTAAATAATCTCGAATTCCATACGATCGCGTTCTAAAAAATTGTAAGTAAAATGATCCGCCACATTAGTATCGCTTAATTCCAAATTATAAAAATCAACAAAATCATCATCAAAATATGGCCCAGCGTGCCAAGTTCCTACTTCTAATTTAATAAAACAATTACCGGGAATGCGAAAAGCTGCCATTTTTTCTAAAGCTGGTCGATCGATATGATGATTCGGAGGGGCTACCACCATCAGCCAATCTTTTCCCGCCAAAGAACCGAGACATTGAGTACATCGAACGTGACGAGTGATTTTGTGAAACTTACGTCCTTTCATATGCAGTCGCATAATATAAAAGCGAGGAATGCCATTTTGCAGATTTAACCGAGCATCCTCTGCATCGTAAGTTTTACCATCTTGACTTGGGAAAATCACCTGTCCGTATAAGTTAAAGCTTTCAGGGGTAATCAGTTTAGCCTCTAGTTGTTTGAGTAAAATTGATTGACTCATCTGCTTGCAAAGGTAACTCTAATTTAACTGTATCGGCTAATACGGTTTGCTACAAAACCAACATTTACTTATACTTTTTTTAACACAATAGCTGTTAAATAAGCTCAAATTAAAAACTCTATGTCGGTTCTCCATCATCGGCGTCAATTTCTAATTTACGGTTCAGCGGCTTTTGCTACCAGTCTGCTGCTGAAAGCTTGTGCTAGCAATTCTACTTCGACATCGAACACGCCAAGCACTACGCCATCGTCATCAGATGCCAAAAAGTTGAAAGTGGCGGTTGCGTTACCCGGAATTATCACCGATAAAGCTTGGAACCAGGTAGGATATGAAGGCGTAAAAGCGATCGAAAAAAAGCTGGGAGTGGAAACAGCTTATGTTGAAAATGTAGCGCAAGCAGATCAAGTAGAAGTACTTTCCGATTTTGCGCGGCGGGGTTATAACCTAATATACGCTCACGGAGGACAATTTGATGCGGCTATTCGTCAGGTAGCACCGCAGTTTTTTCCCGATACTTACTTCGTGGGTGTCAATGGTACGGTAAGCGGCAAAAATATGGCTTCTTTGCGGATAGATCACTTGCAAGCTAGCTATATTTGCGGAATCATCGGTGCTGCTATGACAAAATCAAATAAAATGGCTTATTTGGCAGCGCAATCTTTTCAAGCAACCAATGAAGAATTGCGAGGATTTCAGTTAGGCGCTAAGTCTGTTAAACCCAATATTCAAATCGTTCCCAGTTACACCGGGGATTGGAATGATGCAGCTAAGGCGAAAGAAGCAACTTTGGCGTTGATTTCTTCTGGGGTAGATGTAATTTATCAATGGTTGGATAATGCTTCTCCGGCGGTGTTGCAAACTGCGGCGGAAAAAGGAATTTATGCTTTTGGAAATACTACAGATCAGCTAGATTTAGCACCGAAGGCAGTGTTAACGAGTGCGGTAAAGCGGATCGATTTAGCAATTGCTTATCTCGCCGAGTTAGCAAATAAAGGAAATCTGGAAGGAAAAATTTATACGCTTGGTTTCGAGCAGCCTGATATTCTTTATTTTGGCAAATTCGGCGCGATGGTGTCAAAGGATGTAGAGCAGAAAGCAATCCAGACTAAAGAATCAATTTTAGCCAAAAAAATTATGTTTGAATCTTGCCAAGAAAATGGACAATACACTCGATGTTTGAAATTGGGTAATGGTTAGTAGGTTGAGTTTAAGCACGAAAACCAACTTACAATCCTAAAATATAAAATCGCATGGCTTACTTACGTCTTGAAGGTATTACAAAACGCTTTGGTAATTTTATTGCTAATGACAATATCAGCCTAAGCATCAGTCGCGGCTCGATCCATGCCATTTTAGGAGAAAACGGAGCCGGAAAAACTACTTTAATGAATATTCTTTGTGGACTTTATCAACCAGATAAAGGTCAAATTTTCATTGAAGATAAGCCTGTAAAAATTTCCTCAGCTAGTGCGGCTATTCAGTGTGGAATTGGCATGATTCATCAACATTTTATGTTGATTCCACAATTGTCGGTAACGGAAAATATTATTTTGGGAACTGAGTGGGATTGGCGGTTGGATTTAAAAGCGGCGAGTTGGAAAATATCTGAAATGGCTCATTCCTACAATCTGGATATCGATCCGTTCAGAAAAGTAGGAGATTTACCTGTTGGGGTACAACAAAGAGTAGAGATTTTAAAAGCTCTTTATCGCCAAGCAAAATTGTTGATTTTGGATGAACCGACAGCAGTTTTAACTCCGCCAGAAGTAGATATTTTGTTTTCTATTCTACGCCAACTTGCTCGAAATGGACAAACGATTATTTTTATCAGTCACAAGTTAGAAGAGGTGATGAATCTCTGCGATACTGTTACCATATTGCGACGAGGACAAGTGGTGGTAACGAAGGAAAGATCGGAGACTAATGCGCGAGAATTGGCAAGCTTGATGGTGGGAAGAGAAGTATTTTTTCAATTAGAAAAGCCTGCTGTTGAATGCGGTGATGTTGTGTTAGAAGTGAAAAATCTACAAGTAAGAGATGCGCGAAATTTAGCGGTAGTAAAAGATGTGTCTTTTGAGATCCGAGAAGGGGAAATTTTAGGAATTGCTGGGGTGGATGGTAACGGACAACGGGAGTTGGCAGATACGATCGCAAATTTACATCCCATCGCAAGCGGTAGCATACACAATCATTATACTAACGAAAACAAACAGAAAAAGCTTGCTTATATTCCAGAAGATAGACAGAAAATGGGTTTGGTGATGGGGTTTAGCATTGCCAAAAATTTAATACTCAAAGCATTTAAGTTTTTGCCATTTTGTCGTCGCTGGTTATTGCAATATGAGATAATTAATCGCCATACCATTGAAGCTATGGAAAGTTTTGATATTCGGACTGAAAACCCTGATATTAAAGTTAGCAAATTATCTGGCGGGAATCAACAAAAAGTTGTGTTAGCAAGAGAACTTTCCGGTAATCCAGCTTTAATTGTGGCGATGCAACCAACCAGAGGTTTAGATGTGGGTGCAACGGAATACGTGCAGCAAAGGTTGTTAGTTGAAAGGGAAAGAGGTGCGGCAATTTTGTTTATTTCCACTGAGTTGGACGAGGTGATGCAGATGAGCGATCGCATTGCTATTATGTACGAGGGAAAATTTGTCGAAATTCTGGATGCTAGCACTGCTACTGTCGAACAAATCGGTTATTTGATGACAGGCGGTAAAGCCAATGTGTAAGAGGAATGGGAAATATTGAGTGTGGGAATCAATGGTTAATTTTTACCGCAGATAAAGACGGATTAACGCAGATTAACGCAGATAAGGAAGTGATTTTTTTAGGCAATTGATGGGTAAGTCCTCTGTTAGATTAACTTTTGATTTAAAGTCGGGAAACTGGCTGATTGTTATTGTTGCGTCTTCTGGGAGGATTTGCTCCTTCAGAACCATCAAGCGTGTTTTTCCATTCTACTGAAACTACTTTAGGATTACCTCTAATTTGTTGATTTACTAAAGTCTCAAAATTAGCTTGTCCTCCGGGGGGAATTGTACCTGAAATTGCTGTCGATCCTGTTTCTAAAACTTGTTCGGGAATTGGTTGTCCATCGGGATCGGTTGTTCGCACGATACTATAATTAACTTTTACTTGAGTCACCGGATTGTTGGTATTATTTACGATCGTCCCTCGGACTCTTCTACTGCGAAATGGCGCGTTAATTTGACTAACGGCTACCATTCCTCTAATTGCAGATGGGGTTTCTGCGGTTGCTGGCGTGGCGGTTGCTACTGGTGTGGCGGTAGGAGTAGGAGTTGGTTGAGTGGTGGAGACGGGAGTGCTAGGGACAGCAGTACAATATTCAGGTGGCCAATTTTCGGTTATTCTGGTGCGAGAACGAGCTAACCTCTGCATTTGTCTGCGATAGTTTAGTAGTTCGGTTTCCATTGGCGGTGTTCGTTCTCTCATCCGATCTAAAATGTGAATGGCACGTCTCCATTGTTGAGCGCAGACGGCTTCTTTGAGTTGTGCATTCAGTTGTGCGTTGAGATCGGTTTGAGATAAACTCGGACTGATGGTTAATCCGATGGTACCGATTAAGGCAGCGATCGCAAAAACCCTGACTCTCATAGTTGCCACTTCCAAAACCGTTAAATAATTTTCCTTTAATATAAGGCATTTATTTTAAGTGTAAATATCTGCTCAACATTAGTTTAAGTCAACTGTTAAGGAAAACGGCTATGCCATCGATCGAATCAGTTAATTTTGATGTCTCTCACTGGGAAGTTCTGGAAGTTTTGTCAGATCGGATTATTTGGAAAAACGACAAAGGCGATCGTTTATCCCTGCACTTTTTTCCGATTCCGCCAAATATTCCCTTCAAGTTGAACCAACTAACAGAATTACGAAATTTTTATCGAGAAAATATCATCGAGGTTGGTGGTGGTTTAATTTCGGTTGATGTTGTATCGATTAAAGAATTTTCGGCGATCGAAACTATATTTAAATTTCCTCTCAAACCAACTGGAATGAGGTACTTAGGTTCGCTTACTTTTCCTTTTGCTGATTTTAGTTACGTGATGAAAGTGGATTGTCCCGAATACGGTACAACAGGTCTAAGAGAAACTATCGTTTATAGCAAAGTTATGCAAAATATCGATCTGCAAGATCCATTTAAAGGATGGTTTGAAGATCCTTACGATCCCACTCGTAAAGATTTGGTGATG
Coding sequences:
- a CDS encoding DUF433 domain-containing protein — translated: MTQLTNTTAQFTPTDHKYVHLDANNVPIIVSSTMKVVELITSVYAYGWSPEELHFQYPHLTMSQIHSALAYYWEHKAEIDADMERRFEYAERLRKEAGESPISKRLRAQGLIK
- a CDS encoding Uma2 family endonuclease gives rise to the protein MSPTLTNKVRWTTADLELFPDNGKRYEIIDGELFVTKAPDWKHQNVADNVCTELKIWSRQSGLGDAATTPGIIFTDADNVIPDVVWASNERLAEILDEAGHLTGVPELIIEVLSPGETQERRDRELKLKLYSSQGVREYWIFDRIQIKIEIYRRENGVLKLAVTLYREDNLTSPLLPGFSCPVERLFSSVIQGI
- a CDS encoding AAA family ATPase, producing MAEKYIDKYWQRKIPGRFGSKEKVLFLTAQGLPATFNEGVARPEQQIVTHIFDKLVDPVFEIVEKYKERAGAPTPKVILQFAIPSNVEAEKTTGREQVQQQAFSEEQPDIEYPIEEARWSLDKVILPNQTRINLEETLNLIRKHDLIYKKWGLASVLGNTSPAISINLFGPPGTGKTRCAEGIAHALGKKLLRINFAQLESKFVGQTSQNIIAVLKLKHLLN
- a CDS encoding glutathione S-transferase family protein — protein: MTNLALQIETVGNQMLKLYGSARSRATIVQWYLEELGIPFEFVMLDMQNGEHRQPEYLGINPMGKVPSIVDGDLKLWESGAILLYLAEKYGNVGTQPEQKAILAQWVLFANSTLVNGVFQEANRDREMPRLFPPLNQIFEQQPYLLGEEFSVADVAVGSVLAYIPMMLKLDLSDYPAILDYMKRLSERPAFQKAFGGRS
- a CDS encoding tetratricopeptide repeat protein, which gives rise to MKASSFLNNHDFSNHRCHSTVVPESEEPDSNQQHFQRRPGRKLQVVSSLESTQIEGDSTSLRLLAREKVQQSNYAQAIEIFNCLIDRHPSDANDYNNRGLIYFQSGQLTKAIADYNKAIQLNPYLAGAYNNRANYYAARGRLEEALADYDKAIDLNPLHVRAWINQGITYRDLQLYDRAIDNFDFALRLGQLKGYILAQRGRTYHLMGDWNYAVADYRRALDELSDGRRRQQVENWLNDLLSPILD
- the psaM gene encoding photosystem I reaction center subunit XII, with amino-acid sequence MSLSDTQVFVALVVALIPGILAFRLATELYK
- a CDS encoding ureidoglycolate lyase, with translation MSQSILLKQLEAKLITPESFNLYGQVIFPSQDGKTYDAEDARLNLQNGIPRFYIMRLHMKGRKFHKITRHVRCTQCLGSLAGKDWLMVVAPPNHHIDRPALEKMAAFRIPGNCFIKLEVGTWHAGPYFDDDFVDFYNLELSDTNVADHFTYNFLERDRMEFEII
- a CDS encoding BMP family protein — encoded protein: MSVLHHRRQFLIYGSAAFATSLLLKACASNSTSTSNTPSTTPSSSDAKKLKVAVALPGIITDKAWNQVGYEGVKAIEKKLGVETAYVENVAQADQVEVLSDFARRGYNLIYAHGGQFDAAIRQVAPQFFPDTYFVGVNGTVSGKNMASLRIDHLQASYICGIIGAAMTKSNKMAYLAAQSFQATNEELRGFQLGAKSVKPNIQIVPSYTGDWNDAAKAKEATLALISSGVDVIYQWLDNASPAVLQTAAEKGIYAFGNTTDQLDLAPKAVLTSAVKRIDLAIAYLAELANKGNLEGKIYTLGFEQPDILYFGKFGAMVSKDVEQKAIQTKESILAKKIMFESCQENGQYTRCLKLGNG
- a CDS encoding ABC transporter ATP-binding protein, giving the protein MAYLRLEGITKRFGNFIANDNISLSISRGSIHAILGENGAGKTTLMNILCGLYQPDKGQIFIEDKPVKISSASAAIQCGIGMIHQHFMLIPQLSVTENIILGTEWDWRLDLKAASWKISEMAHSYNLDIDPFRKVGDLPVGVQQRVEILKALYRQAKLLILDEPTAVLTPPEVDILFSILRQLARNGQTIIFISHKLEEVMNLCDTVTILRRGQVVVTKERSETNARELASLMVGREVFFQLEKPAVECGDVVLEVKNLQVRDARNLAVVKDVSFEIREGEILGIAGVDGNGQRELADTIANLHPIASGSIHNHYTNENKQKKLAYIPEDRQKMGLVMGFSIAKNLILKAFKFLPFCRRWLLQYEIINRHTIEAMESFDIRTENPDIKVSKLSGGNQQKVVLARELSGNPALIVAMQPTRGLDVGATEYVQQRLLVERERGAAILFISTELDEVMQMSDRIAIMYEGKFVEILDASTATVEQIGYLMTGGKANV